The DNA region CTGCTCTTCGTCTGCCTGATACCTTTCTCCACATCTCTCATGGGCGATTACGGAAACGTGAGGATCGCGGCCCTGATATTCGAGGCCAACATGCTGGCAGCGGGCCTGATCTACTGGTTCCACTGGAGGTACGCGACAAAGGGACACAGGCTTGTCGACAGGGAGATCGATCCCGCGATCGTGAGGGCCTACAATCGTTATACGCTGGTGGTCCCGACCATCGCGGCAATCGCCCTGATGCTGTCCTTTTTTCACCCGCGATGGGGGACCAACATCTTCTTCCTGACGCCGCTGGTCATGGCCTATATCAGGAGATGAGTCGTTCGGGCCTCGACTGCGCCCGTCGATTCATATATAGGGAACTTCATATGACGAACCGTTCGAGCGGCGTGCTCCTCCACATAACCTCGCTCCCTTCGATCTTCGGCGTGG from Pseudomonadota bacterium includes:
- a CDS encoding DUF1211 domain-containing protein, coding for MGDTSERSLKLTLSTSRIEALTDGVFAIAMTLLVLNFDITEPRDAISHERLWGALRSLWPHFNHYVQSFIILAVFWTKNHQQFHFIRRSDRGLLWINMGGLLFVCLIPFSTSLMGDYGNVRIAALIFEANMLAAGLIYWFHWRYATKGHRLVDREIDPAIVRAYNRYTLVVPTIAAIALMLSFFHPRWGTNIFFLTPLVMAYIRR